The following proteins come from a genomic window of Shewanella halifaxensis HAW-EB4:
- a CDS encoding sugar MFS transporter has protein sequence MTATTQAQASPKSSLLPMTIIGVLFFIFGFVTWLNGSLIPFLKIICELNEFQALFVTFAFYIAYTVMALPMSSILKKTGYKNGMAIGLAIMVVGSLLFIPAAQSANFTLFLGALFVLGTGLTILQTASNPYVVHIGPKESAAMRISIMGLINKGAGVIVPILFTALVLSGFENFTADHLAALSEADRLAQISELSSRLVMPYIYMAVALTFLIGLVKFSSLPELEFEAAEDHQEKGSITHFPQVILGAVALFAYVGVEVIAGDTIGLYGESLGVHNFASLTSYTMVFMVFGYIIGVTCIPKFISQEKALLGSAIAGILCIVGAALGSRESTLMADILWGWSGIPVIPNTVTFVALMGLAHALVWPSIWPLALEGLGKYTAQGSALLIMGISGGAILPLIFGKVAYFADNTQVAYWVGLPCYLFILFYALKGHKMRSW, from the coding sequence ATGACAGCAACGACTCAGGCTCAAGCTAGCCCTAAGAGCAGTTTACTGCCTATGACCATTATCGGTGTGTTATTTTTTATCTTCGGATTTGTGACTTGGCTTAACGGCTCGCTAATCCCTTTTCTTAAAATCATCTGTGAGCTTAATGAATTCCAAGCCTTGTTTGTGACGTTTGCTTTTTACATTGCTTATACCGTGATGGCTCTGCCGATGTCATCGATACTTAAAAAAACTGGCTACAAAAACGGTATGGCTATTGGTTTGGCTATTATGGTTGTCGGCTCATTACTGTTTATCCCAGCGGCGCAGAGCGCAAACTTTACCCTATTCCTTGGTGCTCTGTTTGTATTAGGTACGGGCTTGACCATTTTGCAAACCGCATCAAATCCTTATGTAGTGCATATCGGCCCTAAAGAAAGTGCCGCGATGCGAATTAGTATCATGGGGCTTATCAATAAAGGTGCGGGCGTTATCGTGCCAATCTTGTTTACTGCATTAGTGCTGTCAGGCTTTGAAAACTTCACCGCAGATCACTTAGCGGCATTGAGTGAGGCTGACCGCCTAGCACAAATTAGTGAGTTATCTTCAAGATTGGTTATGCCATACATCTATATGGCTGTGGCGCTGACTTTCCTAATTGGTTTAGTCAAGTTCTCATCGCTTCCAGAGCTTGAGTTTGAAGCGGCAGAAGATCATCAAGAAAAAGGCAGCATTACTCATTTCCCTCAGGTGATCCTTGGCGCAGTCGCCTTGTTTGCCTATGTCGGTGTGGAAGTGATTGCCGGTGACACTATTGGTTTGTACGGTGAAAGCTTAGGGGTTCATAACTTTGCCTCACTAACGTCTTACACCATGGTGTTTATGGTATTTGGCTACATTATTGGTGTGACCTGTATTCCTAAGTTCATTAGCCAAGAGAAAGCTTTGCTTGGCTCTGCAATCGCTGGGATCCTCTGTATTGTCGGTGCGGCGCTAGGTTCGCGTGAAAGCACACTGATGGCCGATATCCTTTGGGGCTGGAGTGGTATTCCTGTGATCCCTAACACCGTCACCTTTGTCGCGTTAATGGGATTGGCACATGCACTAGTCTGGCCTTCAATTTGGCCTCTAGCACTAGAGGGCCTAGGTAAGTATACGGCTCAAGGCTCGGCACTGCTGATCATGGGGATCTCGGGTGGCGCAATACTGCCGCTAATTTTTGGTAAGGTAGCCTATTTTGCTGACAATACTCAGGTTGCTTATTGGGTCGGTCTGCCTTGTTATCTGTTCATCCTGTTTTATGCGCTAAAAGGCCATAAGATGCGTAGCTGGTAA